The Streptomyces sp. Je 1-332 genome has a window encoding:
- a CDS encoding 2-oxoacid:acceptor oxidoreductase subunit alpha yields MTSQVSSPAEQADGAVVGEQRKHAGEKDVRRLDRVIIRFAGDSGDGMQLTGDRFTSETASFGNDLSTLPNFPAEIRAPAGTLPGVSSFQLHFADHDILTPGDAPNVLVAMNPAALKANIADVPRGAEIIVNTDEFSKRAMQKVGYEVSPLEDGSLDGYSVHPVPLTTLTVEALKEFDLSRKDAGRSKNMFALGLLSWMYHRPTEGTEKFLRAKFAKKPDIAEANIAAFHAGWNFGETTEDFAVSYEVAPAAQAFPTGTYRNISGNLALSYGLIAAGRQADLPLYLGSYPITPASDILHELSKHKNFGVRTFQAEDEIAGIGAALGAAFGGSLAVTTTSGPGVALKSETIGLAVSLELPLLVVDIQRGGPSTGLPTKTEQADLLQAMFGRNGEAPVPIVAPMTPADCFDAALEAARIAVSYRTPVFLLSDGYLANGSEPWRIPDTDELPDLRVQFASGTNHTEDDGTEVFWPYKRDPHTLARPWAIPGTPGLEHRIGGIEKQDGTGNISYDPANHDFMVRTRQAKIDGIQVPDLEVDDATGDAKLLVLGWGSTYGPITAAVRRLRATGQSVAQAHLRHLNPFPRNLGEVLKRYEKVVIPEMNLGQLATLLRAKYLVDAVSYNQVNGMPFKAEQLATALKEAING; encoded by the coding sequence GTGACCAGCCAGGTCAGTAGCCCAGCAGAGCAGGCCGATGGGGCAGTCGTCGGAGAGCAGCGCAAGCATGCTGGTGAGAAGGATGTGCGCCGTCTGGACCGGGTGATCATTCGCTTCGCGGGTGACTCGGGTGACGGTATGCAGCTCACCGGTGACCGGTTCACCTCGGAGACGGCGTCCTTCGGTAACGACCTGTCGACGTTGCCGAACTTCCCCGCCGAGATCCGTGCCCCTGCCGGGACCCTGCCGGGCGTGTCCTCCTTTCAGCTGCACTTCGCCGACCACGACATCCTCACGCCGGGCGACGCGCCGAACGTCCTCGTCGCGATGAACCCGGCGGCGCTGAAGGCGAACATCGCCGACGTGCCGCGCGGCGCGGAGATCATCGTCAACACGGACGAGTTCTCCAAACGGGCGATGCAGAAGGTCGGCTACGAGGTCTCGCCGCTGGAGGACGGTTCGCTGGACGGCTACAGCGTCCACCCGGTGCCGCTGACGACGCTGACGGTGGAGGCGCTCAAGGAGTTCGACCTCTCCCGCAAGGACGCGGGCCGCAGCAAGAACATGTTCGCGCTCGGGTTGTTGTCGTGGATGTACCACCGGCCGACCGAGGGGACGGAGAAGTTCCTGCGGGCGAAGTTCGCGAAGAAGCCGGACATCGCGGAGGCGAACATCGCCGCGTTCCACGCCGGTTGGAACTTCGGCGAGACGACCGAGGACTTCGCGGTCTCCTACGAGGTCGCTCCGGCCGCCCAGGCGTTCCCGACCGGCACGTACCGCAACATCTCCGGGAACCTGGCCCTGTCCTACGGGCTGATCGCGGCGGGCCGGCAGGCGGACCTGCCGCTGTATCTGGGCTCGTATCCGATCACCCCGGCCTCGGACATCCTGCACGAGCTCAGCAAGCACAAGAACTTCGGCGTACGCACCTTCCAGGCCGAGGACGAGATCGCGGGGATCGGGGCGGCGCTGGGCGCGGCGTTCGGCGGGTCGCTGGCGGTGACGACCACGTCGGGGCCGGGTGTGGCGCTGAAGTCGGAGACGATCGGGCTCGCGGTCTCTCTTGAACTGCCGCTGCTGGTCGTGGACATCCAGCGCGGTGGTCCCTCCACCGGTCTGCCGACCAAGACGGAGCAGGCGGATCTGCTCCAGGCGATGTTCGGGCGCAATGGTGAGGCGCCGGTGCCGATCGTGGCGCCGATGACGCCGGCCGACTGTTTCGACGCGGCGCTGGAGGCGGCGCGGATCGCGGTCTCCTACCGCACGCCGGTGTTCCTGCTGTCCGACGGTTATCTGGCCAACGGCTCCGAGCCGTGGCGCATCCCGGACACCGACGAACTCCCGGATCTGCGGGTGCAGTTCGCCTCGGGGACCAACCACACCGAGGACGACGGCACCGAGGTCTTCTGGCCGTACAAGCGTGATCCGCACACGCTGGCCCGTCCGTGGGCGATTCCCGGCACGCCCGGTCTCGAGCACCGTATCGGCGGCATCGAGAAGCAGGACGGCACCGGCAACATCTCCTACGACCCCGCCAACCACGACTTCATGGTCCGCACCCGCCAGGCCAAGATCGACGGAATCCAGGTCCCGGACCTGGAGGTCGACGACGCCACCGGGGACGCCAAGTTGCTCGTCCTCGGCTGGGGTTCGACCTACGGGCCCATCACCGCGGCGGTACGGCGCCTGCGGGCGACCGGTCAGAGCGTGGCGCAGGCCCATCTGCGCCACCTCAACCCGTTCCCACGGAATCTGGGCGAGGTCCTGAAGCGTTACGAGAAGGTGGTGATCCCCGAGATGAACCTCGGGCAGCTCGCCACGCTCCTCCGCGCCAAGTACCTCGTGGACGCGGTCTCGTACAACCAGGTCAATGGAATGCCGTTCAAGGCCGAGCAGCTCGCCACGGCTCTCAAGGAGGCCATCAATGGCTGA
- a CDS encoding response regulator transcription factor has translation MNVEDKVRVVIAEDSVLLREGLTRLLTDRGHDVVAGVGDADALIKTIGELSSAGELPDVVVADVRMPPTHTDEGVRAAVHLRHRFPGLGVLVLSQYVEEQYATELLAGSSRGVGYLLKDRVAEVREFVDAVVRVAEGGTALDPEVVAQLLGRSRKQDVLAGLTPREREVLGLMAEGRTNSAVARQLVVSDGAVEKHVSNIFLKLGLSQSDGDHRRVLAVLTYLNS, from the coding sequence ATGAACGTGGAGGACAAAGTGCGGGTCGTCATCGCCGAGGATTCGGTGCTGCTCAGGGAGGGCCTGACCCGGTTGCTGACCGACCGCGGGCACGACGTCGTCGCGGGGGTGGGCGACGCGGACGCGCTGATCAAGACGATCGGCGAACTCTCCTCGGCGGGCGAGCTGCCCGACGTCGTCGTCGCCGACGTGCGGATGCCGCCGACGCACACCGACGAGGGGGTGCGGGCCGCGGTGCATCTGCGCCACCGGTTCCCGGGGCTCGGGGTACTCGTCCTCTCGCAGTACGTCGAGGAGCAGTACGCCACCGAACTGCTCGCCGGGTCCAGCCGCGGCGTCGGCTATCTGCTCAAGGACCGCGTCGCCGAGGTGCGCGAGTTCGTGGACGCCGTGGTGCGCGTCGCGGAGGGCGGCACCGCGCTCGACCCGGAGGTCGTGGCACAGCTGCTCGGCCGCAGCCGCAAGCAGGACGTCCTCGCGGGGCTTACTCCACGCGAACGCGAGGTACTCGGCCTGATGGCCGAGGGGCGGACGAACTCGGCGGTGGCCCGGCAGTTGGTGGTGAGCGACGGCGCGGTCGAGAAGCACGTCAGCAACATCTTCCTGAAGCTGGGGCTCTCCCAGAGCGACGGGGACCACCGGCGTGTGCTTGCGGTCCTCACCTACCTCAACTCCTAG
- a CDS encoding sensor domain-containing protein → MATEYGQEYGRMNRSEFRGSDLDDRRRRLPAGLRAPIEARAWKEFGYVLLSLPISIVTFVFAVTMLSLGVGLLVTFIGIPVLAAGLAACRGFGSLERVRARALLGVEVAAPEPLRPKNGGGPMGWMGAALKSGVSWRHVLYSILHMPWAVFSFAVSVVFWTYGWAMLTYPLWQWLFPVYGGQNGIQLYRDNGHQIYLDNPFEIGVTALTGLLVTLATPWIIRALTTVDRVMVAGLLGPSSLATRVVELESDRGVVVDTAAADLRRIERDLHDGAQARLVALAMDLGLAKEKLTEDPDAAARMVGEAHGEVKVALQELRDLARGIHPAVLTDRGLDAALSALAARCTVPVQVEVDLPARPAAAIEGIAYFTVSELLQNISKHARASRGSVDVWQVEGRLMLQVSDDGAGGADVTGGSGLAGLAERLDAVDGILVVDSPAGGPTTVTAELPWRA, encoded by the coding sequence ATGGCCACGGAGTACGGACAGGAGTACGGACGCATGAACCGTTCGGAGTTCCGGGGATCCGACCTCGACGACCGGCGGCGCCGTCTTCCCGCCGGGCTGCGCGCGCCCATCGAGGCCCGTGCCTGGAAGGAGTTCGGCTATGTGCTCCTGAGCCTGCCGATCAGCATCGTCACGTTCGTGTTCGCGGTCACGATGCTGTCGCTCGGCGTGGGTCTGCTGGTCACGTTCATCGGCATCCCGGTCCTGGCCGCCGGGCTCGCCGCCTGCCGTGGCTTCGGCTCGCTGGAGCGGGTGCGGGCGCGGGCGCTCCTGGGCGTCGAGGTGGCGGCACCGGAGCCGCTGCGGCCCAAGAACGGCGGGGGGCCCATGGGGTGGATGGGCGCCGCGCTCAAGAGCGGAGTCTCCTGGCGGCACGTCCTCTACTCCATCCTCCACATGCCGTGGGCGGTCTTCTCCTTCGCCGTGTCGGTGGTCTTCTGGACGTATGGCTGGGCGATGCTCACGTACCCGCTGTGGCAGTGGCTCTTCCCGGTCTACGGCGGCCAGAACGGCATCCAGCTCTACCGCGACAACGGTCACCAGATCTATCTGGACAACCCCTTCGAGATCGGCGTCACCGCCCTCACCGGCCTGCTGGTCACGCTCGCCACGCCCTGGATCATCCGGGCCCTGACCACCGTCGACCGCGTCATGGTGGCCGGTCTGCTCGGCCCGTCGAGCCTGGCCACGCGCGTCGTCGAGCTGGAGTCGGACCGCGGCGTCGTCGTGGACACGGCCGCGGCCGACCTGCGCCGCATCGAGCGCGACCTGCACGACGGCGCGCAGGCACGCCTGGTGGCACTCGCCATGGACCTGGGCCTGGCCAAGGAGAAGCTGACGGAGGACCCGGATGCCGCGGCGCGCATGGTGGGCGAGGCGCACGGCGAGGTGAAGGTGGCCCTCCAGGAGCTGCGTGACCTGGCCCGCGGCATCCACCCCGCCGTCCTGACCGACCGCGGCCTGGACGCGGCGCTCTCCGCGCTCGCCGCCCGGTGCACCGTTCCGGTCCAGGTCGAGGTGGACCTGCCCGCGCGTCCCGCCGCCGCGATCGAGGGCATCGCGTACTTCACGGTCTCCGAGCTCCTGCAGAACATCAGCAAGCATGCGCGGGCGTCGCGCGGTTCGGTCGACGTGTGGCAGGTCGAGGGCCGGCTGATGCTTCAGGTCTCCGACGACGGGGCCGGGGGCGCGGATGTCACCGGTGGCTCCGGTCTCGCGGGGCTCGCCGAGCGGCTCGACGCCGTCGACGGGATTCTGGTGGTGGATTCCCCTGCGGGCGGGCCCACGACGGTGACTGCTGAGCTGCCCTGGCGGGCGTAG
- a CDS encoding sensor domain-containing protein, giving the protein MTARAMSSATSATSSPPPARFAGYDARTWKEIAHLLANLPIGVAGFVYVVVTLAAGCGLAVTVVGLPLLAGALLGARLIGRAERARARKLLGLRIDEPSPMPKQRGHGFFSWLWSSLKDPVGWRTMLYSFMRLPWGVVTFAVTLTGLFVLWPVLPYIVRGLTNADRAMARGLLSPSDELERRIVELESDRGVVVDTAAADLRRIERDLHDGAQARLVALAMGLGLAKEKLLEGQADDTVAAMVDEAHGEVKLALQELRDLARGIHPAVLTDRGLDAALSSVASRCTVPVKVTADLPARPAAAIEGIAYFTVSELLQNVSKHSGARTASVDVWRSDQRLLIQVGDDGRGGANLNGGTGMAGLADRLGAVDGLFVIESPEGGPTTITAELPWRDREQGQGQGQGQGQGQGQELEQVVRGSRGSRG; this is encoded by the coding sequence ATGACCGCACGCGCCATGTCCTCAGCCACGTCAGCCACGTCCTCGCCGCCCCCCGCCCGCTTCGCGGGATACGACGCGCGGACCTGGAAGGAGATCGCGCATCTCCTCGCCAACCTGCCGATCGGCGTGGCCGGTTTCGTCTACGTGGTCGTGACGCTCGCGGCCGGCTGCGGTCTCGCCGTGACGGTCGTCGGTCTGCCGCTGCTGGCGGGCGCGCTGCTCGGCGCCCGGCTGATCGGCAGGGCGGAGCGGGCGCGGGCGCGCAAGCTGCTCGGGCTGCGGATCGACGAGCCGAGTCCGATGCCCAAGCAGCGGGGGCACGGCTTCTTCAGCTGGCTGTGGTCGAGCCTGAAGGATCCGGTCGGCTGGCGCACGATGCTGTACTCGTTCATGCGGCTGCCCTGGGGCGTGGTGACCTTCGCCGTCACCCTGACCGGGCTCTTCGTGCTCTGGCCGGTGCTCCCCTACATCGTGCGCGGCCTGACGAACGCCGACCGCGCGATGGCGCGCGGGCTGCTGTCGCCCTCCGACGAACTGGAGCGGCGCATCGTGGAGTTGGAGTCGGACCGCGGTGTCGTCGTCGACACGGCCGCGGCCGACCTGCGCCGCATCGAGCGCGACCTGCACGACGGCGCGCAGGCACGCCTGGTGGCACTCGCCATGGGCCTCGGTCTGGCCAAGGAGAAGCTCCTGGAGGGCCAGGCCGACGACACCGTGGCGGCGATGGTCGACGAGGCGCACGGCGAGGTGAAGCTCGCCCTCCAGGAGCTGCGTGACCTGGCCCGCGGCATCCACCCCGCCGTCCTGACCGACCGCGGCCTGGATGCCGCGCTGTCCTCGGTGGCCTCGCGGTGCACGGTCCCGGTGAAGGTGACCGCCGATCTGCCGGCACGCCCGGCCGCCGCGATCGAGGGCATCGCGTACTTCACGGTCTCCGAGCTCCTGCAGAACGTGAGCAAGCACAGCGGGGCCCGTACGGCGTCCGTGGACGTGTGGCGGAGCGACCAGCGGCTGCTCATCCAGGTGGGGGACGACGGCCGGGGCGGCGCGAACCTGAACGGGGGCACGGGTATGGCGGGCCTCGCGGACCGGCTCGGCGCGGTCGACGGCCTGTTCGTGATCGAGTCGCCGGAGGGCGGGCCCACGACGATCACGGCGGAACTGCCGTGGCGTGACCGGGAGCAGGGCCAAGGCCAAGGCCAAGGCCAGGGCCAGGGCCAGGGCCAGGAGCTGGAGCAGGTCGTCCGGGGGTCCCGGGGGTCCCGGGGGTAG
- a CDS encoding NADH-quinone oxidoreductase subunit A — MHVTNVAASYYQSYSVVGLLAVVGVLFVAVAFGAGRLLRPVVPTPEKLLTYECGVDPVGEGWAHTQVRYYVYAFLYVIFAVDSIFLFPWATVFAAPGYGATTLLEMFVFLGFLTVGLLYAYKKGVLTWT; from the coding sequence GTGCACGTGACGAACGTCGCGGCGAGCTACTACCAGTCGTACTCCGTCGTCGGACTGCTCGCCGTCGTCGGCGTGCTGTTCGTCGCCGTCGCCTTCGGCGCGGGGCGGCTGTTGCGTCCCGTCGTGCCGACACCCGAGAAGCTCCTGACGTACGAGTGCGGCGTCGACCCGGTCGGCGAGGGCTGGGCACATACCCAGGTCCGCTACTACGTCTACGCGTTCCTCTATGTCATCTTCGCCGTCGACTCGATCTTCCTCTTTCCCTGGGCGACGGTTTTCGCCGCGCCCGGCTACGGTGCGACGACGCTGTTGGAGATGTTCGTCTTCCTCGGCTTCCTGACCGTGGGCCTGCTGTACGCATACAAGAAGGGCGTCCTCACATGGACGTGA
- a CDS encoding NADH-quinone oxidoreductase subunit B family protein, with translation MDVTPERPRTDVTPEPVLLPEPTVLPTPEPQKLGVLSRLAPEPMKVVLNWGRRYSLWVFNFGLACCAIEFIAASMARHDFIRLGVIPFAPGPRQADLMVVSGTVTDKMAPAVKRLYEQMPEPKYVISFGACSNCGGPYWDSYAVTKGVDQIIPVDVYVPGCPPRPEALLQGILKLQEKIAAESLGERYGRGKGNGSRPSTAALQSGLVKPPVPASDSGSGEGKA, from the coding sequence ATGGACGTGACCCCGGAGCGTCCTCGCACGGACGTCACCCCGGAGCCCGTGCTCCTGCCCGAGCCGACCGTGCTCCCCACACCCGAGCCGCAGAAGCTGGGCGTGCTGTCACGGCTGGCCCCCGAGCCGATGAAGGTGGTCCTCAACTGGGGCCGCCGGTACTCGCTGTGGGTCTTCAACTTCGGCCTCGCGTGTTGCGCCATCGAGTTCATCGCCGCCTCCATGGCCCGGCACGACTTCATCCGGCTCGGCGTGATCCCGTTCGCACCGGGCCCGCGCCAGGCCGACCTGATGGTCGTCTCCGGCACGGTCACGGACAAGATGGCCCCGGCCGTGAAGCGCCTGTACGAGCAGATGCCCGAGCCCAAGTACGTCATCTCCTTCGGCGCCTGCTCCAACTGCGGTGGCCCGTACTGGGATTCGTACGCGGTGACCAAGGGCGTCGACCAGATCATTCCGGTCGACGTCTACGTACCCGGCTGCCCGCCCCGGCCCGAGGCGCTGCTCCAGGGCATCCTCAAGCTCCAGGAGAAGATCGCGGCGGAGTCGCTGGGGGAGCGGTACGGGCGCGGTAAGGGCAACGGCAGCCGCCCTTCGACGGCGGCCCTGCAGAGCGGGCTCGTGAAGCCGCCGGTGCCGGCCTCTGACTCAGGCTCTGGGGAGGGGAAGGCATGA
- a CDS encoding NADH-quinone oxidoreductase subunit C, whose translation MTGWLPSPVEELFGADATAGESYDLLTVDVPPSSWIAALETARTALTCTYFDWLSAVDEPGTGFHVSAHVVALAPVRRLLVRTTVPHDAPVLPTAVGVYAGAAWHERETHEMFGVAFEGHPHLVPLLLPDTFEGHPLRKDFVLAARVAKAWPGAKEPGESEHGGPKRRQMLPPGVPDPNEWGPLKGQLPAAPARPARGAARAAGDRPVRRARTAGEGSASQAAGAQPETPAPAPRRSRSVSQGSASQRPEAPAVPAPEAKPEAAPAPEAKPEAAPAPEAKPEPSAPASDAPWHQARPAFDASEGESAKPAPAKPAPAKPAPAKPAPAKPDPSKPAPAKPDDEADRQGGSE comes from the coding sequence ATGACCGGCTGGCTGCCGAGCCCCGTCGAGGAGCTCTTCGGCGCGGACGCCACGGCGGGCGAGTCGTACGACCTCCTGACGGTCGACGTCCCGCCGAGCTCGTGGATCGCGGCGCTCGAAACCGCGCGCACGGCCCTGACCTGCACCTACTTCGACTGGCTGAGCGCCGTCGACGAACCGGGCACGGGCTTCCACGTCTCGGCCCACGTCGTCGCCCTGGCTCCCGTACGTCGCCTCCTCGTCCGTACGACCGTTCCGCACGACGCCCCGGTCCTGCCGACGGCGGTCGGCGTCTACGCGGGCGCGGCATGGCACGAGCGCGAGACACACGAGATGTTCGGCGTGGCTTTCGAGGGCCACCCGCACCTGGTCCCGCTGCTCCTCCCCGACACCTTCGAAGGCCACCCCCTGCGCAAGGACTTCGTCCTGGCGGCGCGCGTCGCCAAGGCGTGGCCCGGCGCGAAGGAGCCGGGGGAGTCGGAGCACGGCGGGCCCAAGCGCCGCCAGATGCTGCCGCCCGGCGTACCCGACCCGAACGAATGGGGCCCCCTCAAGGGCCAGCTCCCGGCGGCCCCGGCCCGCCCGGCCCGCGGCGCCGCCCGCGCGGCGGGCGACCGTCCCGTACGCCGGGCACGCACGGCGGGAGAGGGCTCGGCCAGCCAGGCAGCGGGCGCCCAGCCGGAGACTCCGGCACCCGCACCGCGCCGTTCGCGGAGTGTGAGCCAGGGGTCGGCTTCGCAGCGACCGGAGGCACCGGCCGTTCCGGCGCCTGAGGCGAAGCCCGAGGCTGCTCCGGCACCGGAGGCGAAGCCCGAGGCTGCTCCGGCACCGGAGGCGAAGCCCGAGCCGTCGGCACCTGCTTCCGACGCTCCGTGGCACCAGGCCCGCCCGGCGTTCGACGCGAGCGAGGGGGAGAGCGCCAAGCCGGCCCCCGCCAAGCCGGCCCCCGCCAAGCCGGCCCCCGCCAAGCCGGCCCCGGCCAAGCCCGACCCCTCAAAGCCCGCCCCAGCCAAGCCCGACGATGAAGCCGACCGCCAAGGAGGCTCGGAGTGA
- a CDS encoding complex I subunit 1 family protein produces the protein MTDVLDVALRLLIVFAAFLVLPLVVGQTEHKVMAHMQGRLGPMHAGGFHGWAQLVADGVKFAQKEDVVPAKADRRIFQLAPAISLLPYLLVLVAIPIGPSEGAVGQLVDAGIFFVLAVMGIGVLGSLMAGWASANKFSLLGGLRTAAQLLAYELPMLLAAASVAMAAGTVSLPGILNAFEWWWLPWQIVGALVFFIAGLAELQRPPFDMPVADSEIIFGAYTEYTGLRFALFLLAEYAGIVVLCGLTTVLFLGGWHGPWGADGLGWIWTLLKTGLLAFVVIWLRVSYPRLREDQLQKLSWTLLVPLALAQIALTGIVKVAIN, from the coding sequence GTGACCGACGTTCTCGACGTCGCCCTGCGTCTGCTCATCGTCTTCGCCGCATTCCTCGTCCTGCCCCTGGTCGTCGGCCAGACCGAGCACAAGGTGATGGCCCACATGCAGGGCCGCCTCGGCCCCATGCACGCGGGCGGTTTCCACGGCTGGGCCCAGCTCGTCGCCGACGGCGTGAAGTTCGCGCAGAAGGAAGACGTCGTGCCGGCCAAGGCCGACCGGCGGATCTTCCAGCTCGCCCCCGCCATCTCCCTGCTGCCGTACCTCCTCGTCCTGGTCGCCATCCCGATCGGCCCGAGCGAAGGCGCCGTCGGCCAGCTCGTCGACGCGGGCATCTTCTTCGTGCTCGCGGTCATGGGCATCGGCGTACTCGGCTCGCTCATGGCGGGCTGGGCCAGCGCCAACAAGTTCTCCCTCCTCGGCGGCCTGCGCACCGCGGCCCAGCTCCTGGCGTACGAACTCCCGATGCTGCTCGCCGCGGCCTCGGTCGCGATGGCCGCCGGGACGGTGTCGCTGCCCGGCATCCTGAACGCCTTCGAGTGGTGGTGGCTGCCCTGGCAGATCGTCGGCGCCCTGGTCTTCTTCATCGCGGGCCTCGCCGAACTCCAGCGCCCGCCCTTCGACATGCCGGTCGCCGACTCGGAGATCATCTTCGGTGCGTACACCGAGTACACGGGCCTGCGCTTCGCCCTCTTCCTCCTCGCCGAGTACGCCGGAATCGTCGTACTCTGCGGCCTCACCACCGTCCTCTTCCTCGGCGGCTGGCACGGCCCCTGGGGCGCAGACGGCCTCGGCTGGATCTGGACCCTCCTGAAGACCGGACTGCTCGCCTTCGTCGTGATCTGGCTACGCGTCAGCTACCCCCGTCTCCGCGAGGACCAGCTCCAGAAGCTCTCCTGGACCCTCCTCGTCCCGCTCGCCCTCGCGCAGATCGCGCTCACCGGCATCGTGAAGGTGGCGATCAACTAA
- a CDS encoding NADH-quinone oxidoreductase subunit I, with the protein MPPIPGSGLAKGLAVTLRTMTKKTVTEQYPEHQPELPPRTRGVIGLFEENCTVCMLCARECPDWCIYIDSHKETVPPAVEGGRERSRNVLDRFAIDFSLCMYCGICIEVCPFDALFWSPEFEYAETDIHELTHERDKLRDWMWTVPAPPALDPAAEDPKEIVTARKAAEKLAAAQEAEAAAQETEAAAQGPEAAAQGSEAAARESEAAAQQGQAAGPEGDA; encoded by the coding sequence ATGCCTCCGATCCCTGGCAGCGGCCTGGCCAAGGGCCTCGCCGTCACCCTCCGCACGATGACGAAGAAGACCGTCACCGAGCAGTACCCGGAGCACCAGCCCGAACTCCCGCCCCGCACCCGCGGCGTCATCGGGCTCTTCGAGGAGAACTGCACGGTCTGCATGCTCTGCGCCCGCGAGTGCCCGGACTGGTGCATCTACATCGACTCCCACAAGGAGACGGTCCCGCCCGCCGTCGAGGGCGGCCGCGAGCGCAGCCGCAACGTCCTCGACCGCTTCGCCATCGACTTCTCCCTCTGCATGTACTGCGGTATCTGCATCGAGGTCTGCCCCTTCGACGCACTGTTCTGGTCACCGGAGTTCGAGTACGCCGAGACCGACATCCACGAACTCACCCACGAGCGCGACAAGCTCCGCGACTGGATGTGGACGGTCCCCGCCCCGCCGGCCCTCGACCCCGCGGCCGAGGACCCCAAGGAGATCGTCACCGCCCGCAAGGCAGCGGAGAAGCTGGCCGCCGCACAGGAAGCCGAAGCCGCGGCCCAGGAAACCGAAGCAGCGGCGCAGGGGCCCGAAGCCGCGGCGCAGGGGTCCGAAGCCGCGGCGCGGGAATCCGAAGCAGCCGCACAGCAGGGCCAAGCCGCCGGACCGGAGGGAGACGCGTGA
- a CDS encoding NADH-quinone oxidoreductase subunit J: protein MTLTATATSLAANAPQGFLSPTGVEIAFLLVGLVTLGSAIVTVTTKQLVHAALWLVATLGGLAVEYLLLTAEFIAWVQVLIYVGSVVVLLLFGLMLTRAPIGRSPDADSGNRPVALAVAVLAAGLLVWVVVDAFRTEWIDLDRAADEAQGSTAVTGEFLFRHWVLPFEALSVLLLAALVGAIVLSRRNARMTRLNGTPGNTPTPGTPGNTSPTPGTPGTGRTPGAAPQSRPPGATAQSRPTGAAAESRPSDAAAESRPTGAAGDKEQR from the coding sequence GTGACCCTCACAGCCACCGCCACCTCCCTGGCGGCCAACGCCCCCCAAGGCTTCCTCTCCCCGACGGGAGTCGAGATCGCCTTCCTCCTGGTCGGCCTCGTCACCCTCGGCTCGGCGATCGTCACCGTCACCACCAAGCAGCTGGTGCACGCCGCCCTGTGGCTCGTGGCGACGCTCGGCGGCCTGGCCGTCGAGTACCTCCTGCTCACCGCCGAGTTCATCGCCTGGGTGCAGGTCCTGATCTACGTAGGCTCCGTCGTCGTACTCCTCCTCTTCGGTCTGATGCTGACCCGCGCCCCCATCGGCCGCTCCCCGGACGCCGATTCGGGCAACCGCCCGGTCGCGCTCGCGGTGGCCGTCCTCGCCGCGGGCCTGCTGGTCTGGGTGGTCGTCGACGCCTTCCGGACGGAGTGGATCGACCTCGACCGCGCCGCCGACGAGGCCCAGGGCTCCACCGCGGTGACCGGAGAGTTCCTCTTCCGGCACTGGGTGCTGCCCTTCGAGGCCCTCTCGGTCCTGCTCCTCGCCGCACTGGTCGGCGCGATCGTCCTCTCCCGCAGGAACGCCCGAATGACCCGCCTGAACGGCACCCCCGGCAACACCCCCACACCAGGCACCCCCGGCAACACAAGCCCCACGCCGGGCACCCCCGGCACAGGCCGCACGCCAGGCGCCGCGCCCCAAAGCCGCCCGCCAGGCGCCACGGCCCAAAGCCGCCCGACCGGTGCCGCCGCCGAGAGCCGCCCGTCAGATGCCGCCGCCGAGAGCCGCCCGACCGGTGCCGCCGGCGACAAGGAGCAGCGCTGA
- the nuoK gene encoding NADH-quinone oxidoreductase subunit NuoK produces MHLAYPAVLAVLLFCVGLYGVLARRNAILVLMSVELMLNAVNLNLVAFDVWLRDALHSGQALTLFTIAIAAAEIGIGLAIVLAVYRNRGSSAVDDLRDTAEGPDDPDDDPDDDAEGAAAEEPGSEEPAPAKSSQKSQKAEAAA; encoded by the coding sequence ATGCACCTCGCCTATCCCGCCGTCCTGGCCGTCCTCCTCTTCTGCGTGGGCCTGTACGGAGTGCTCGCCCGCCGCAACGCGATCCTGGTCCTGATGTCCGTCGAGCTCATGCTCAACGCCGTCAACCTCAACCTGGTCGCCTTCGACGTCTGGCTCCGCGACGCCCTCCACTCCGGCCAGGCCCTGACCCTCTTCACCATCGCCATCGCCGCGGCGGAGATCGGCATCGGCCTCGCTATCGTCCTGGCGGTCTACCGCAACCGCGGCTCCTCCGCCGTCGACGACCTCCGCGACACCGCCGAGGGTCCGGACGACCCCGACGACGACCCCGACGACGACGCTGAGGGCGCCGCCGCCGAAGAACCCGGCAGCGAAGAGCCCGCCCCGGCCAAGTCCTCGCAGAAGTCGCAGAAGGCTGAGGCCGCCGCGTGA